In Carassius carassius chromosome 7, fCarCar2.1, whole genome shotgun sequence, one genomic interval encodes:
- the LOC132143843 gene encoding lectin-like isoform X2, whose protein sequence is MVKSGSIGVLLMALLFGSGDFLKMERGRTNVTEQCSMLQPCNVYGFTDWYKLGSVCVKYFNNSLNFTEAEFSCRTQAPGAHLVSVHKQKHNAELHCIVTTLNPKHPRIWLGAFELFKSGKFLWLDGSYWDYDNWNIGQPSNLYTNTEECVEMNWNETGKWNDRGCHNKENYICAFKLNGILKPGSEEME, encoded by the exons ATG GTCAAATCAGGATCTATTGGTGTTCTGTTGATGGCTCTCCTTTTTGGGAGTGGAGACTTCTTAAAAATGGAGAGAG GCCGTACAAATGTCACTGAGCAATGTTCTATGCTTCAACCGTGTAATGTGTACGGCTTCACTGACTGGTACAAATTGGGCAGCGTCTGTGTCAAATACTTCAACAATTCTCTCAACTTTACTGAGGCTGag TTCAGCTGTAGGACCCAAGCCCCTGGAGCACACCTGGTGTCGGTGCATAAACAAAAGCATAATGCTGAGTTGCACTGCATTGTGACAACATTAAACCCAAAACACCCACGCATCTGGCTTGGAGCTTTTGAactttttaag TCTGGTAAATTTCTTTGGCTTGATGGATCCTACTGGGATTATGACAACTGGAACATTGGTCAACCCAGCAATTTGTACACCAACACAGAGGAATGTGTGGAGATGAACTGGAACG AGACTGGCAAATGGAATGACCGCGGTTGTCATAACAAGGAAAACTACATATGTGCCTTCAAACTAAATGGCATCTTGAAACCAGGCTCTGAGGAGATGGAGTAG
- the LOC132143843 gene encoding lectin-like isoform X1 codes for MVKSGSIGVLLMALLFGSGDFLKMERGFVAGRTNVTEQCSMLQPCNVYGFTDWYKLGSVCVKYFNNSLNFTEAEFSCRTQAPGAHLVSVHKQKHNAELHCIVTTLNPKHPRIWLGAFELFKSGKFLWLDGSYWDYDNWNIGQPSNLYTNTEECVEMNWNETGKWNDRGCHNKENYICAFKLNGILKPGSEEME; via the exons ATG GTCAAATCAGGATCTATTGGTGTTCTGTTGATGGCTCTCCTTTTTGGGAGTGGAGACTTCTTAAAAATGGAGAGAG GGTTTGTTGCAGGCCGTACAAATGTCACTGAGCAATGTTCTATGCTTCAACCGTGTAATGTGTACGGCTTCACTGACTGGTACAAATTGGGCAGCGTCTGTGTCAAATACTTCAACAATTCTCTCAACTTTACTGAGGCTGag TTCAGCTGTAGGACCCAAGCCCCTGGAGCACACCTGGTGTCGGTGCATAAACAAAAGCATAATGCTGAGTTGCACTGCATTGTGACAACATTAAACCCAAAACACCCACGCATCTGGCTTGGAGCTTTTGAactttttaag TCTGGTAAATTTCTTTGGCTTGATGGATCCTACTGGGATTATGACAACTGGAACATTGGTCAACCCAGCAATTTGTACACCAACACAGAGGAATGTGTGGAGATGAACTGGAACG AGACTGGCAAATGGAATGACCGCGGTTGTCATAACAAGGAAAACTACATATGTGCCTTCAAACTAAATGGCATCTTGAAACCAGGCTCTGAGGAGATGGAGTAG